From Enterococcus mundtii:
AGGTGAGACTTTACTTGCTAGCTCAACAATATAAGTTCTAGCACTTGGAAAAACTGCATCATGATATTTATAATCCTCCATTTGAGGGTTTCTATTTCCATTATCATTATTAGTTTCTGGTCTTTTAAAAACACTAGTTATAGTACTATAACTATCAATTACGGCTCCCTGATTATCTTCCATCAAAACTTGCACTTCATCACTTTCATTTAGTTTAGTTTTTAGTTCGAAAGAAAAACTACCATCATTTCCTACTTTCTGTGTCGCTATATGCTGATTATTAATATACAACAACGCATTATTTCCAGGAATGTTTATATGATTTGGTAATGCCTTAATGGAAGTGGTCTCAGTAGTTAACTCTATAAAGTGGCCAAAATCAACTAACTCTGGTGGAGTTACATTTATAACCGTTATTGGACGGATCTTTTCCAATTCTTCTTGTGATAGGGATATCCCTCCCTCATTCATTCCTCTACTTATTGATACAAATTCAATAATTGTACCTTCTTTGAGGAGATTTTCAAATTCAAAAGATACTCTTCCAGCTTTTCCGAGAGCGTTATTTTCTTTTTCTTCCCATGTTTGGATCGGTGATTCGTTCCCCACCGTAGAAGCCGTATAATTATTAGAATTATTGTCGGGATCCGTTACTTTTATTTCGACAGTAATTTCATCCGTACCAGCTTCCCTTATATCATCTAATCCTTCTTTATAAGAAAACTCAGCTATAAATGATTGATCTGCATTGGTTGGTTGCCTAACTCCGTCTAAAATAGGAGCTGAATTATTAGCAGATATTCTGGATACTCTTCCAGATAGTCCAGGTAAAGAGTCTGTTAGGTTCAGATTATTACTCGAAGATGCGGAAACAAAATCTCTTCCTTCATAAGCGACATCAATTTTCTCAAAGAAACCTATTTGGGGATCATTATCAAACTTACTTCCAGTGGCCCATGCGGAAAAAAAAGTATCTGTTATATTTAAGCTAGATCCGTTTTTAGTTCCAAAAATATCACCTCCATCTTTCCTGACGTTTTTAAAATCAAAATAGTACGGGGAGTGTACATTGAATTCCATAGTGTCTTGGGCTACGAAAACCCCCCATTCACGAGTATTAATTGAAGAGCCTTCAGCATAAAAAATAGTATCCGCTTTTTGATTAAATTTTAGATGTCCACCATCAGAATACAAAGCTGCTGCATAATCATTCGTTAAACGTAATTGTGACCTAGCTCTATCCGCACTATTATTATCGATACTAAAATTATTCTCTCCATTCCCAAGATAAATAGTAGAATAATTTGATGAAACAGAGCCACTATTAGGACGATTGGTATAATGCCTATTATTTAAGTTGAGAGTTCCACCACTTGTAATAATAATATTATTGTTAGAACCACTCATAGATAGTGCTCGAGTATTAGTCCCAGGATTATCAAACTCTACGTGCTTGCTAGAAATAGATGAATTATTTCTTATATAAACATCATTTGACCCCGTAGTAATATCAATCAAAGGATTATTTCTTCTCGCTGAACTCTCAATATCTATTTTCGAAAAATTATCTACTGTAAGCTGTGCATTAGTCGTGCTCATTCCAATAGAAGTACCATATAAATTCTTACTGATAATTTCAGAATTATTCTCCACTTTTAAATCTGCAGACTCTCCATTCATAAAAATACTTCTAGGTCCACCCGATAAAACATCAATGGATATTTTAGAATTTTTTGAGACCTCTAATATTGGTGAGGATCCAGCTATTCGGATGGAGTTATTATTATCAATTGCTGCAGTATTTGTGGTACTCTGTGCTCTAATCGATAAGTTTGAGTTATCAGTTACCTTTAATGATGGATTAGTATTCCCATTTCCGATTAAGATATTTTCATGTATGCCGTTTCCTCCAGCTATAGACATTTGGCTGTTATTAGTCAATTCTAAAAAAGAATTTTGCCCATTCAACGTTACTCCATTGGCTGACCTCATATTTTTGATGTTGATTTCACTATCAGATGAAAGGAATTTGGGTTTGTTACCCGTGATTTCTACTCCATAACCAGTTGTACCAATAAAATCAATAAGACTAGATTGTGTATTAACTAAAGCATTGTGTCCAGATAGAGATATACCTGCACCCTCTGCAGTATTAAGCTTTAGATTTGATTTATTAGCATTTAGCGTGCTACTTTCTCCATTTAGATTGAGTGCTCGACCGGATATTGTATTTATATCTAAGTGACTGTCATTTAAATTAACTTCCGCATTTGTACCGTTTAAATATAGTCCGCGGCGTGCATTAGAAGTTACAGAAACATTGAGCTCTGACCCACTGGTAATATTTATTTTTGGTTCTACTCCTCTTAAATGAATAGCATTATTTAAAGTGTCTGTCGGAGATCGAGTAGCACTGGATGTTGTAACGGACAACTTTGAGCCACCTGTAACGGAAAGCTCTGGACGCGCATTATTGTCTCCTATTGCAACGTTTTCTAACGTCCCAGTTCCACCACCATTGATGGACATCTCACTTTTATTTCTCAAAGAAAGTAACGCATCTGTTCCTCGTAAAATCATTGCTTGAGAAGGATCAGTATCCGTCATTTCAATGCTACTCTCATTCATTAATACCTGTGGAACTATTCCTTGTAAGTAGATACCTCGACCTGTAGTAGCTGTCAGAAAAAATTGTGTCTGATTTAATGACAACTGTGGATTATCGCCAATTAAGTTTATTCTTTGACCTGTAGTACTTGTAAAACTCCCGGTCCCCTCCTCATAATCAACTTTAGGTGAATCACCAGTCAAGGCAAGTGTCGCTCCTGTTGTTGAGCGAATGTCACTATTACTTTTAGTGGCCGAAAACAATGGCTCACTACCTATTAGACTAATTGCTGCGTGTGTAGCAGAGGTCACAGATAATTTTGAATCAACAACTATTATTTTAGGATTATTTCCAGATAGATATATGCCTCTTTTAGCAGCCGTGCTTGTAACCGTTAGCTCACTAGCTGAATTAACCGAAATTTTAGGACTTGCGCCGCTGAGTATAATAGCATTATTTGTTGTAATGGTCGGAGTTGCTGGAGTTCCAAACGTGCTTATAGATAACTTCCCATTTGTTTGTAAAGCTATTTCGGATTTTTCTCCTCTTAAATCGATCGTATTTGCCGTCCCACCAGTTGTCATAATCGTAATTGCTGAGCCAGCTTCTATTACAAGTTTTGGCGCCGATACTAGGGCTGAAGAAAAGAAGATAGTCATATTACCTCGGCTAATTGTCACTTGTGCTTGATTTACAGCTTTGACTTCTTTTGCTTCAATAAAAGCCGCAGAAGAAATTATCCGCGTAAAATTGGAGTTCCCACCTGTAAAAATAATCGTTCCATCTGGCATAGAAGCAAGTCGCATCGTATTTGCGTTGACTTCTGCTACATCTTCTATTTCTAATACCCAATTGCGACTAACTTGCGTTGTTGCATTGACTAAAGGAGTAGTGCCAGTCTTTGTGATTGTTGCGTCCTCTATCCGAAAGGTCATTGGTTCACTCACTTCTGCTAATTGAAAATAAAAACTATTGTTACCAAAAGTCAGCGTATGACCGTTTCCTTGTATCTTGATTGGTCGATCGATCGTCATGATATTTGCTGTAGTTTCAGTTAAACTCGCTTGAACAGAGATAATTCCGACTTCAGGATTTGCAACTGCTTCTCTAAATGCAGCCATTGTTGCGACTTCTGCCGTATTTCCTTCAAAGACTGTCTTTTCGAATTTTTTGTTCTTAGAAGGAATTGATTCTTCATTCGATTCTTCGGTTGCTATAAGCGCTTCTTTTTCTTCTGATTGTTTCGTTGTATTCGTCTCTTCATTTGCTTCATCAGACGAATCCTGATTCGTTTCTGATTGATCTTCAGTCTCCGGTTCTTCCTTTTTCGATATTTCAAGTGTCGCAGTTGCTTCTTCGACCGACACCTCATAGTTGCCTTCAGATTCAAATACCACAGGAAGTACAAACGTTTGTTGCGCACGCTCCGCTTGAATCACCCATTCACCTGATTCTTCTTCTTGATCGATGGTAATCCCAGCTTGTAACTGATCTTTTCCCAGCTTTGCTTCCTTCGAAAGAGTAATCCTTGCCTCTGACACCTCTTGATCTGAGAAAAAGGTCACCTTCAATGGCGCTTCAACCGTTCCTTGCAGGCGAGAGTGAGGAAAATAAAAGCGAGGCTCGCTTTCTTCTTCCACTTCCAGGTAGTTTTTCATGGTTGGAAGTTCCAACTGTTCTTCTTTCTGTATCTGCCCCGCTTCTTTTTTCTCCGTAGTTTCCGCATAGACGATGCCTACTGGCAGGAGGAATGCATGTAGAATAAGAATCGTCGTCCCTAAAACGAGCATTCCTTTTTTCATTAGCTTTCTCATGGAATCCTCCTCTCTATACTTCTTTTTCGCTTTCACGTGTTCTTTTCTTTTGTCTCATCAGGTAAAGCACAAGTCCAAGTATTAAAATAAGCAAAATAATCGCTCCAATCATCCACCAATTGACACCTGAATCAATCGTTACGTCTTCTCGATTTAGCTTTCGGGCTTCATCAGCTTCAATCGTAAATTCACGCGTCCATGACCATTCATTGTCTCCAGAAGTAGCCGTCAATTCTAAGATATAGTTCCCACTTCGAAACCGGTCTCCTTCTAAGGAAATTGGAAAATTGAAATTGGAATTAGGTGCCATCTGCATCATTTCTTTCTCCGCCTTATAGAGAACCTCGTTCTCCCCTGCTCGTTTTACGGTAGCTTCCACCGCCAATTGATTGACAAAAGTGGGCGTAAAGTTTTGTAAAGTGGCGCTGATCACATTGCGGTAGTTCAATTGATCTGCAAACACATCTAATAGTTCTAACTCCGGTTGCACTGAGTCTCTGTTATTACTGACGACCACACCAACCACATAGGCAAATTCATTTTTAATGGCCACGCCTTCTCCTTCATTGGTTTCTTCTGTTTCCTCTTTTAGTTCGGCAATGCGTAACCCACCTGCTAAAAAGCCGTCAAAGGCTTCTTCTGGCATCTGTAAGGGAATCTCAACCGTCTTCTTTTCATTTCCAGCTAATTCAATGACACCGGAAGTAGTTATCAGCTCATCCAAGGAGTGGGTTAAGGTTGGATCCGCTTCTTCGGCATCTTTGCCGTATTCGACGTGTCCTAACACGTTGGTATACGCCGTATGCGGTGTCAACTGAATCCTTATGGGTTCTGCACTCGTATTCCCAATCTCCAAACGCAAGGTTTCTTTTTGATTCGGGGCTAGATTCAAATCGTAATAGCCTTTGTCCTCATCTACTTGGCTGTCTGGAAAAAGTGGTGTGGCATAAATATTTAGCGCCGTTTCTTCTGCTTGAACTGACGTCGGAAAGAAAAAGAAGAGAATAGCGAGTATCCACAGGTGTCTATCGTTCTTTTTTGTAGGTTTCATTCTATGAATCCTTTCTTACAAGGTGCTGTGATACTATTAGTTTGTCATTTGATAAACAAATTGTTTTTTTTAGATTTCTATACTCTTAGGATCTGGATTTTCTGGAGTTGTAGTTAATTCCCATGTCAGTGTGGAGCGATACGTCACGGCATCTTTTGCAGTTGAACCTGGGACAAATAGTTTGATTGCTTCATTTTCGACTACGTCCGCTCCCGCTGTGACTTGTTGTGCAATGGTCGCGTAGTTCCCCCAAACAACGGAAGTTGATCCGGCACCTTTTTTAGCTGCCGCTGTCATCACTGGCACAGCCTTTTCCCCGGGTAAAATCTCAAGGCCCGTAGCATGTACCTCGGGTTTTTGTTCAAGGTCTTCAACGCTATAAATTAGTTCTGGATTAAATAAGGTGATTTTCGCGCCTTTAAGTATGGAATTTTGTGTATCCTTTGGTCCCTCAAATTCAGACAAGCTAACCGTTAGTTTCCATCCTTTATTCGTACCACGTGTGTCTTGGACTTGTGCCAAACTCACATAAGGGACCATGTTTTCTGCGCCCGTCGTGCCTGCCTTTTGTTGTCTTTCTGCAACCATATTGTAATTTTTATCGGTAGTTGAGATAATTTGTGAGCCGAAGTTCATCGTTGGCACCGTCGCAATCGTTAACGGTCCTTTATTTTGTCCATCTGGTCCTGTAATAGGTGGGATTGTTACGTCTGGACCTTCTGGTAGTTTATCCACTTCAGTATCATCATTTCCTGGGGTGAATGTGATTTGACCTTCGGTTGTCGTTTTACGGACTTCGCTTGTTTCTTTCTGTTCTCCATCAGCAAACACTTGAACGCCTCCAGCTAAAATGGTAGTAGATAATGCAGTAACACTTATTAACCGAATAAATTTCATATGTGATTTCCTCTTTCAACTTTTATTTTTGATTTTCTTAGTCTTATTTTTACACTGATAATAACAACTAGAATAATGATTAACCAACCTATTAAAATCAGTGAGTGGTTTTGCACAATAGTGTTTGTTTGCGGCAGCTTACCGCCTGTTTGGGTGGTTAAAACCGGTGGTGGATCTGGTGTACCGATTGGCTCGTAATATCCTGAAAACTGAATTGATCCTTCGGACTCAGTCGACTGAATCAAGGCGGCTTCTACCCTATACGGTATGCATAGAAGTAACAATATATTGTTGTTAACAAGTTTTTTTGCATTTTTCATTTCCCTCCTCCTTTTACAAACCGATATATAACCCATCATATTTTGGTTGTATGTTTACAGATCGGTTTTTAGATATATCCTCTCTGCAACTGATACTTTACCTAAAATTTTCATTAAATAAAATCCATTATTTTCGTAATATAAGGAAATGAAAAAATATCTATAAACATTTCTCTCACATGTGAGTATTTTACGAATTGTAAATACGTTCGAATAAAATCGAGAAATAATTTTGTATTTATAATTGTCTTAACGCATCATAATAGGGATAAGTTTTTTCACAAAGAGTACTACCATGTCTTCTTTTAATCACAAGTCACTACTAAATCAGCATATGTTATACTTTTTTAATAAACTATCGTTTAATTTATTTATAAAGCAAGTTTAGAAAATATTTCGCTCTTATAATTACGCTTTAAGTTTGAACTTCCATTTTTATAATTATCTTGTTTTAAGGTTACTTCTTCTTTTAAGATTATTTCTATTTCTACGATTGGGTTCATAATTTCCTGAGAATGCGGCATTCTCCTTATTTTCCGTATTATTGAAATAATGTAGAAATATCTTTCTATTTTTCCAAAGAAAAAATTTAGTATAAGTGCCGATTTAGTTGCTTAGTTATACGTGTCCAATCATTCTCACTTGGAATCGTATTTACCAACAAATAATCTTTTTTTAATGAATACTCCCAGAGATAGGGACGATAATTCGTCACAACTAAATCAATTTCCTCAGCATCAATTCGATCTGACGTCAATTCTTGCAAGGGAAGTAATTGAATCCGATGATTGTGGCCTATACGTTGCTTGGCCTGCTGGTAAAGCGTTTGGACCACAATAGAATTACCTGCTAATAAAAATAAAACAGACTTTTTAGGATAATAAGTTCTAAGTAACAGATTAGTGAACAAAGTAAATTCGACAACGACATCCTCAAAGAACTGTTCACCTAATCCAAGCACCTTCTGATGCTGGCGTAAAAATTGACGGTTTGTTTGATAGGCTTGTGAGTGGTTCACAATAGCTTGATCTCTTTCTTCTGCTAATTGCTTATTCCAAATAGGATGAAGAGTGTAGGTGAGGCTTTTTGAAGCCAAAAATGAAGATAATAAATCGGTGAGAATCTTACGATCCCAGCCTTCAAACTGAGAATTCGAAAAATACTTCCATGCGACTGATTTTATTAAAGGCCGTTGATTAAATAGGCTGTAAAAATGTCGTTCTCGTTCAATCTGATTAATCGTGCGCTGCGCCACAAGTATTAAATAAAGCCAGATAAACTCATCCTTAGGTATATTTATATTAAATGCGTTAGCTAACAAATCTCGAAGAGAATACAGCATGATAAAATCCTTTGCTTTTGTAATCCTTTGCTTTTTAAAAAAAGTAAGGGTCACGAGTTTTCCTTGCTGGACTCGGTTCATCATAAGATATACCAAAAAATAAAATTCTGCAGCAGATACCCCAGTACCAACTTCATAATCGCCCAAATAATCGGATAAATTTTCCAGAATTAATGAGTGTATAATTTTGGGTGGCTGTATCGTATGCGTTGTGTATTCCCCCAAGTAGTAAAAATCATAAAAAAATTTCCTGATATTCTCTTCATCTCCAACTAACGTGACAGGATTCAAACTAAGTTTTAAATCATAGGATTTGAGAGGCTTTTCAGCCCGAAGTAAAAAACGTCGAAATGAACTTTCCCCGTAGTTATATTCAAGGGCTAGTTCTTGAAAAGGTTTTAATTCGCCTCTAAAAATCTGACCAATTACAGCAAAAAGTATCTCCGATTTTACCAAATCTGCCTTTTTGTCCATATAGCAGTCATGGTTAACCTCTTCAAATCTATATCCGGTTTGTTTAGCACATAAGATAATATGTTCCCCAAAATACTCTTTAATGCCGTTAATATCTTTTCCTAGCGTCCGTTGTGATACAGAAAGTCTTTTCGATAATGCAACAAGCGTAAAATTCGGTTCTTTTTCAATATTATTTAATATTTGAATCCATCTAGTACTCATAGAATTCACCATAAAATCTAATTGGAGTTGACGCATCGATTCCGTTCCTCCTTTTGTTAATTATATATCTTGTCTTTGATTACAATATGCCATGATACTTATGCGAAGTATCGGGAGATTGCCTTCTGTATCTCTTCTTTTCTGGGGAACTGAGATAGCTTTAAGACTCTTTCCTTCTGATTTATTTCCGTGAGATTACTCACTTCAAGAAAATGTTGATAAGAAGTCTTATCAAATGCAGATATGTTCACGACTAACCAGCCAGCTTGGAGTAATTCTGATTCTACTTCCTTTTTTATCCATCTCTTTAGTGCATTGGATCCTGACAATCGATAGGTAACGTAGAGAGATTTATAATAGAACTCTTTTTGACGAATAACCCTACTTTTATGACAGGGCAATAATTGAAAAAAAAGGTGCATTAATGATAAGTAGGTACTAAGAAACTGAGAAGCAAGTTCCTCATCTGTTTGTATTAACATATAAGAAGAGACATTTGGCAGAGAAAATTCTCTTAAAAACCTCTTTTGTAGCATTGGATTAAGAAACTGTTCCTCCTTTAAGGATAAAAGAAATAGTGCTGCTTTTTCTTGATTTGGTAACGAAATTGTGACTTGATAATTGAATGCTCGTACAAGCATTTTTTGGAGAGAAGTTTCCTCATTTTTTTTTAGCTCGCATCTCTGTGTTATTCTTAATTGCGCAATAACTATCCATTGGTTCATTCGTTTTTCATCTATCTGCCACGCTCCTTTTTGTACTCTTGTTTGTATCTTACATAACTGTTTGATTTTTTCTATAGCCACCTCTGGATAGACCGGCAACGAAAAATAAAAATCATAGAGTAGCTGACGGATCGTCACTTCTTCCCCCACAAAAAAGTTGTTCTTAGCATCTAGCTTAACTTTGTACTGCTTGGTTAAAAAAGATTGGAATTGATGCTTCATCCGGCCAAAACTGGCACTTGACACATTTAGTTTTTTTGCCCATTGGGCATTAGATAGTTCTTGTCCACTGGCAATGCAGTCAAAAAAGAAAAAAAATTGTTCTTCGGCTAATAAAGCACGTTTTTTCTGTTCATAAGTATTGGGATCTTGTAAGGAAAAATGATACCCTGTTTCATCTCCAATCCAAAGAATCGAGCAATCAAAATAGGCTTTTAATTCTTGGACATCATTTAAAATTGTTCGCCGTGTATAATTAGTTTTTTTTGCAAGCGTATTCAGCGTTGCATATTCATCTTGTTCTAATAGATTCAATAAATTAAACCATCTCCGGATCTTTTTTTTACAAATCAAATGCTCAAACAAAGGCTTCATTGATAGATATTCTCCTTTCGTAAAATAGGAAAAGGTCTCTTTTCACAGTTTTATTATTCGTTTACTGGTACTATACTGAGATACCGTGTAAAAGTCGTTTAATAGTTTGTAGATTTAGTTCCAGAAGCTTGCGATATTTAAAAAAATGTACTCTAACCTACATTATTCTCATTATCAAAGTGATACTGACTCCTTACATATTCTTACTAGTAATAAGGTCCATCATTTCTTCAGAAATCAATAATATACTTTCAGTTTCTTCATTATCTACACGTCGATTTTTTATTTGTACGTTCCTCAATTATCGTTAATTTGTCCTGCTACTTTTGTTAAGCGTTGAGGCTGTGAATGATAAGTTTTATCTCTCACTGTAATTGACAGAATCCACCTCCAACTGTTAAAAATAATCGAAGCTTCAATATGCACTTCACTTCGTTCAAAAACTGCTATTCTCAGAACTTATAAATAGAGCAGTTAGTGTGAAAATATTTGATTCGAAATTAATCTCGTGTTTATTTCCTGAATAATTAAATCTCTGATGAGAATTTTTAATGAAGAATATAATATAAAGTTGTTCTGTATACATTTTTCGTCTACTGAATTATTATTTAAATCATCAATATACTCAACTGAGTTTGTGACTCGATCTACATTCTTAAATATATCTATATCTGTTTTAATTTACTCTGATATTTCTTTATTATGACCTTCATAAAATCCGCTATCGTCTAAAGTTAAAACCTTCTCTTTCTTGTTCGACTCGTTATTAACCGATTATTCTCAACTATTTGACTGGCTATCTGATTGTTAGGCAACTTATCCCAATCCCTTTTTGCTTCTTATGGAAAATGAATACGAATTACTTTGGTTCCTTGTTCACCAAGAATAGATATTCTAATAGTTTCATTTGGAATCCCATTCATTTTTGATTATTAAGCGGATAAGCCATTTTTTCGATATACTCGGATCTATTTTATTCAAGGTTTTAAAGTGAATTCGAAATTTCTATTTCACTATCTTTTTTTAGTTTGATTAGAGAAACCTTCTTATAGAAAGACTGAAATACTGGATCCTGAAGAAATTAATACTATAGTTTTAGCAAATAATAATTCAGAAGATAATTTCTCTTTCTAGGTATCTTCATTAATCTTTTTTAATCAATTTCCATTGAAATACCAAACTAGAAACTTCAAAGTATTGATAATCACCCATTAAAATAGTTACTGTGACACTATGATATATTATTCTAAAATTTGTTTAATCTTCATTTATTATCACGCGTAACACCGTCAAGTAAACGCTTCCTTTTTATTTAAGAATAAATAAAACGACAATAGTTTGTTTACAACAAAACCTTGCAATATCAAATAATAGAAATTATCTACATTGTTATAGAAGAAAGAATCGAATATTATGACTCTACTGGTTAAATTTAATAATAAGGATTCAGGTATAATAATACACATCGATAAGCAATCGTTATCAAAATCTCAAGACTCATTTCACTCCTTATCTTTTTTAAAATGTTTTTATTTACATTATCCGAAATATACTTCAAATAAAAATCATTATTTGCACCTTCTGTTGAACCTGTGAAAATTATCTCATTATTTAAAATTTGTAAACTGATATCATACTATCTATTTAATATAATATAATTTAAAGAATATCTACTATTCTGTGTTTATGTTAATTCTATATAAAGGTTAAAAAATACTTATTTTCCATACTTTTTGCTTCGATATTTATATACTAACTGAAAAGATACCGAGTTACTGTCACTTAGTCATATAATATATACTACGTGTCAATAGCTGAGAATTTTTTGCAAAATTGAAAATAAATCAAATTAATTTGTGAACTATTATCCTTAATTAGTGCAATCATTTCTATTAATTTTTTTTAAACCTTAAATATTATTAAAATAGCGATATCCTATTAAACAAAAAAATACTACTTAATAGCACATCACTACAGAATAAATAACGATTTATGTGTCTTCCAATTTAAGTACAATACAATTTATCAAATATAATGGTATTTGAGTGCTACAAATTGTAATTGAAAAAAGCTGCTAAGAAGCTATACAATTATCTCACTAAACAGAAAGAGAATTGATATTGTTTTACCTAGAGTTTTTAAATGCTTCATTCAAATAATTGGAAAATGTTCAAATTGGTTCCCTTATAAAATTAGTAAAGAAATAAAACGATATACAATTAAAATAATTGATTAGTTATCCACTTCCATGTACTCAAAGACAATATAATATAAAAATATCTATGTTTACGATACAACTGTCATTTTTATGAGCTGTCCTTATTTTTAAATTAGAACAAATTTTTTTCGGTCCACATAAATCATTACCGCTTGTTTTCTTACTTTATATAACAACCTGATTGCACAACTGCTACTCACCAGGGACTAAATTTTCTACAAGAGTTTCTAGTACATTGTGAGTTTTTGGATGGGGTTGTTCTTTACTATTTAGTGGTATGGTATAGTGTGGTTTTGTACATTCCAGTTGAGTGTGTAAAAATAAAAAATCAAAGTCCCTGGCAAATAGCAGTTGTGCAATTTGGTTGTTAGCTGCTTTCAACAAAAATGACAGAAAAGCACATCCTTGAATTAGCAGTTGACTTGAATGAATACTCCCAGCCATATTTTTCAAAAAGTTGTTGTACGATAAACAATCCTAAACCAGAACCTCCAGTATCTCGACTTCTGCTAAAATCCGGTCGATAAAAAGGTTGGAAAATCTTACTTAATTCCTCCTCCGTAAGTATCTGATTCACTTCGTTTTCAATCACTAATTGTTTACCATCAAAAAACAGACTGATTTCTCCCTCATGCTTCGTATATTTGAAGGCATTACTTAGTAGGTTATCTAAAATTTTATCAATATCATTTTTATTACCGATGATTTTCTCCCCTTTTAGATTGACGACTAGTTTTTTCTGTTCTGCTTCCGCAAGTATCCGGAAAGAAGTCAATTTATGTTCGATCATTTCTTTGATTGAGACTTCTTCATAGACCACATCATCTGAAGGCAAATTGTTTCTTGAGGCAAAGAGGATATTATTGATCATTTCTGTTTGTTCTTGCAAAATATTTTTACAAACTTCTAAATAACGCTCTCTGTCTTTAAATTTCCCGACATTATAGATCATGCCATCAATCAGCCCCATCAATGAAGCAACAGGTGTTTTCAATTCATGAGAAGCGATTTGCATAAACTCTGACTTTGCTTGTTCCAATTCTTTCGTTTTAGCTACTTCAAGCT
This genomic window contains:
- a CDS encoding WxL domain-containing protein — encoded protein: MRKLMKKGMLVLGTTILILHAFLLPVGIVYAETTEKKEAGQIQKEEQLELPTMKNYLEVEEESEPRFYFPHSRLQGTVEAPLKVTFFSDQEVSEARITLSKEAKLGKDQLQAGITIDQEEESGEWVIQAERAQQTFVLPVVFESEGNYEVSVEEATATLEISKKEEPETEDQSETNQDSSDEANEETNTTKQSEEKEALIATEESNEESIPSKNKKFEKTVFEGNTAEVATMAAFREAVANPEVGIISVQASLTETTANIMTIDRPIKIQGNGHTLTFGNNSFYFQLAEVSEPMTFRIEDATITKTGTTPLVNATTQVSRNWVLEIEDVAEVNANTMRLASMPDGTIIFTGGNSNFTRIISSAAFIEAKEVKAVNQAQVTISRGNMTIFFSSALVSAPKLVIEAGSAITIMTTGGTANTIDLRGEKSEIALQTNGKLSISTFGTPATPTITTNNAIILSGASPKISVNSASELTVTSTAAKRGIYLSGNNPKIIVVDSKLSVTSATHAAISLIGSEPLFSATKSNSDIRSTTGATLALTGDSPKVDYEEGTGSFTSTTGQRINLIGDNPQLSLNQTQFFLTATTGRGIYLQGIVPQVLMNESSIEMTDTDPSQAMILRGTDALLSLRNKSEMSINGGGTGTLENVAIGDNNARPELSVTGGSKLSVTTSSATRSPTDTLNNAIHLRGVEPKINITSGSELNVSVTSNARRGLYLNGTNAEVNLNDSHLDINTISGRALNLNGESSTLNANKSNLKLNTAEGAGISLSGHNALVNTQSSLIDFIGTTGYGVEITGNKPKFLSSDSEINIKNMRSANGVTLNGQNSFLELTNNSQMSIAGGNGIHENILIGNGNTNPSLKVTDNSNLSIRAQSTTNTAAIDNNNSIRIAGSSPILEVSKNSKISIDVLSGGPRSIFMNGESADLKVENNSEIISKNLYGTSIGMSTTNAQLTVDNFSKIDIESSARRNNPLIDITTGSNDVYIRNNSSISSKHVEFDNPGTNTRALSMSGSNNNIIITSGGTLNLNNRHYTNRPNSGSVSSNYSTIYLGNGENNFSIDNNSADRARSQLRLTNDYAAALYSDGGHLKFNQKADTIFYAEGSSINTREWGVFVAQDTMEFNVHSPYYFDFKNVRKDGGDIFGTKNGSSLNITDTFFSAWATGSKFDNDPQIGFFEKIDVAYEGRDFVSASSSNNLNLTDSLPGLSGRVSRISANNSAPILDGVRQPTNADQSFIAEFSYKEGLDDIREAGTDEITVEIKVTDPDNNSNNYTASTVGNESPIQTWEEKENNALGKAGRVSFEFENLLKEGTIIEFVSISRGMNEGGISLSQEELEKIRPITVINVTPPELVDFGHFIELTTETTSIKALPNHINIPGNNALLYINNQHIATQKVGNDGSFSFELKTKLNESDEVQVLMEDNQGAVIDSYSTITSVFKRPETNNDNGNRNPQMEDYKYHDAVFPSARTYIVELASKVSPVDPLSPETKVEPENPPVLSENQGKLSIDFVSRFTFGQQGISTRTQNYYAQPQRLLNEDGSIDEKEERPNYVQISDRRLGDTRNGWVLSVTQNGQFADPNDHKLKGASLQLTNQQLASVQETGKPELNETDRVALLPGVKTKLLTAKDGQGAETWIYRFGDRKNAGESVVLEVPPIAAPKATTYQTTLTWELSMVPNN
- a CDS encoding DUF916 and DUF3324 domain-containing protein; the protein is MKPTKKNDRHLWILAILFFFFPTSVQAEETALNIYATPLFPDSQVDEDKGYYDLNLAPNQKETLRLEIGNTSAEPIRIQLTPHTAYTNVLGHVEYGKDAEEADPTLTHSLDELITTSGVIELAGNEKKTVEIPLQMPEEAFDGFLAGGLRIAELKEETEETNEGEGVAIKNEFAYVVGVVVSNNRDSVQPELELLDVFADQLNYRNVISATLQNFTPTFVNQLAVEATVKRAGENEVLYKAEKEMMQMAPNSNFNFPISLEGDRFRSGNYILELTATSGDNEWSWTREFTIEADEARKLNREDVTIDSGVNWWMIGAIILLILILGLVLYLMRQKKRTRESEKEV
- a CDS encoding WxL domain-containing protein; translation: MKFIRLISVTALSTTILAGGVQVFADGEQKETSEVRKTTTEGQITFTPGNDDTEVDKLPEGPDVTIPPITGPDGQNKGPLTIATVPTMNFGSQIISTTDKNYNMVAERQQKAGTTGAENMVPYVSLAQVQDTRGTNKGWKLTVSLSEFEGPKDTQNSILKGAKITLFNPELIYSVEDLEQKPEVHATGLEILPGEKAVPVMTAAAKKGAGSTSVVWGNYATIAQQVTAGADVVENEAIKLFVPGSTAKDAVTYRSTLTWELTTTPENPDPKSIEI
- a CDS encoding LPXTG cell wall anchor domain-containing protein, which codes for MKNAKKLVNNNILLLLCIPYRVEAALIQSTESEGSIQFSGYYEPIGTPDPPPVLTTQTGGKLPQTNTIVQNHSLILIGWLIIILVVIISVKIRLRKSKIKVERGNHI